Proteins found in one Cobetia sp. L2A1 genomic segment:
- the dkgB gene encoding 2,5-didehydrogluconate reductase DkgB: MSTTLPNPGFGTFRLEGDTLRQSLNAALEVGYRHIDTAQFYGNEAEVGQIISDSSVPREELFITTKIWHDRLVPGDMEKSVEESLERLKTDYVDLLLIHWPSPNDEVPMEDYLPVLAKLKAAGKARHIGVSNFTCDQLERAVGIVGRDELLTNQIEVHPFMQNRKVIDKCHELGIEVTAFMPLAVGKVMDDETLKAIAERHGASPAQIALAWLKMQDIVTFPSSTKAKNIQSNFDAFSMTLTGEDMAKIAELDRGERIANPDFAPDWD, translated from the coding sequence ATGTCGACTACACTACCGAACCCCGGCTTTGGCACCTTCCGTCTTGAAGGTGACACTCTGCGTCAGAGTCTCAATGCGGCACTGGAAGTAGGCTATCGCCATATCGATACCGCCCAGTTCTACGGCAATGAAGCCGAGGTCGGACAGATCATCTCCGACAGCAGCGTCCCGCGCGAAGAGCTCTTCATCACCACCAAAATCTGGCACGACCGCCTAGTGCCGGGGGATATGGAAAAGAGTGTCGAGGAGAGCCTTGAACGCCTCAAGACTGACTATGTGGACCTGCTGCTGATCCACTGGCCGTCACCCAACGACGAAGTGCCGATGGAGGATTACTTGCCTGTTCTAGCCAAGCTGAAGGCCGCAGGCAAGGCGCGTCATATCGGCGTCTCAAACTTTACCTGCGACCAACTTGAGCGCGCCGTGGGTATCGTGGGTCGTGACGAGCTGCTGACCAACCAGATCGAAGTGCATCCCTTCATGCAGAACCGTAAAGTCATCGACAAATGTCATGAACTGGGGATCGAGGTCACCGCCTTCATGCCATTGGCCGTCGGCAAGGTAATGGATGACGAGACCCTCAAGGCCATCGCCGAACGCCATGGGGCAAGCCCAGCCCAGATTGCCTTGGCCTGGCTCAAGATGCAGGACATCGTGACCTTCCCGTCCTCCACCAAGGCGAAGAACATCCAGAGCAATTTCGATGCTTTCTCGATGACACTGACCGGAGAAGACATGGCGAAGATTGCTGAGCTGGACCGTGGTGAGCGCATCGCCAATCCGGACTTCGCACCTGATTGGGACTAA
- a CDS encoding DUF6691 family protein, whose translation MKIVIGLVTGLIFSLGLTLSGMTDPARVIGFLDVTGHWDPTLIFVLGAAVITTFIGYRLVWRREGPMLGERFQLPTRRDIDARLLTGAAFFGTGWGLSGYCPGPAIASSSAMSLPLAGFLITMVLGWWLAKRFTPSS comes from the coding sequence ATGAAGATCGTCATCGGGTTAGTGACCGGGCTGATATTCAGCCTGGGGTTGACCCTCAGTGGCATGACAGATCCCGCACGGGTGATTGGCTTTCTGGATGTCACCGGTCACTGGGACCCGACGTTGATTTTCGTACTCGGAGCCGCTGTCATTACCACCTTTATCGGCTACCGTCTCGTCTGGCGTCGAGAAGGCCCGATGCTTGGAGAGCGCTTCCAACTCCCCACTCGCCGCGATATCGATGCTCGTCTGCTGACCGGTGCAGCATTCTTCGGCACTGGCTGGGGTCTGAGTGGTTATTGCCCTGGGCCCGCCATCGCCTCGAGTAGCGCCATGAGTCTGCCCCTGGCCGGCTTTCTGATCACGATGGTGCTGGGCTGGTGGCTAGCCAAGCGCTTCACGCCCTCTTCGTAG
- a CDS encoding YeeE/YedE family protein, whose protein sequence is MDTISSLKGLMGGGLIGVSAVMLMGFLGRIAGISGITRGALFDAGTDRGWRIAFVIGLVSGPLLLTILNLDWGNVAAQSHAMIGNPINGVLPMMIAGVLVGVGTGIGGGCTSGHGVCGMARLSPRSIVATAVFVTVAMLTVLVTRTLTGGGQ, encoded by the coding sequence TTGGACACGATTAGCAGTCTGAAGGGATTGATGGGCGGGGGGCTGATCGGAGTGTCAGCTGTGATGCTGATGGGCTTTCTGGGGCGTATCGCTGGTATCAGTGGTATCACGCGTGGTGCCTTGTTCGATGCAGGGACGGATCGTGGTTGGCGTATCGCCTTCGTTATCGGCCTGGTGTCAGGACCGCTGCTATTGACGATCTTGAATCTCGACTGGGGCAATGTGGCAGCACAGTCCCACGCCATGATTGGTAACCCCATCAATGGCGTGCTGCCAATGATGATCGCCGGGGTGCTGGTTGGGGTCGGCACAGGCATTGGGGGCGGATGTACCAGTGGCCATGGAGTCTGTGGCATGGCACGTCTATCACCGCGCTCGATCGTGGCAACTGCCGTCTTCGTGACAGTCGCCATGCTGACCGTCCTTGTCACTCGGACGCTGACCGGAGGTGGACAATGA
- a CDS encoding SDR family oxidoreductase translates to MRDKNEQGDKREKIILITGASSGIGEATARTLVNAGHKVVVTARRKERLDALVEELGSDKVLAIAADATDYDQQAKVVEQAIAHYGRLDVAFANAGAGVSQAGTENGDPQEWKRVVDININALLWTAHATLPYLRETQGHFILTSSVAGRTNHAGSIYSSTKWFAYGFGQNLAREMAEWKGRCTTITPGMVNTAFFDEPKPDKLDPQDVADAVLYAISASPRANIREVHLMPTY, encoded by the coding sequence ATGCGCGACAAGAACGAGCAGGGCGACAAGCGCGAGAAAATCATACTGATCACTGGCGCCTCCAGCGGTATTGGTGAAGCCACCGCACGGACTTTGGTCAACGCCGGGCACAAGGTGGTAGTAACGGCGCGGCGCAAGGAGCGCCTTGATGCGCTGGTGGAGGAGCTAGGCAGTGACAAGGTGCTGGCTATCGCTGCGGATGCCACCGACTACGATCAGCAGGCCAAGGTGGTCGAGCAGGCCATCGCACACTATGGTCGTCTGGATGTGGCGTTTGCCAATGCCGGCGCCGGCGTCAGTCAGGCGGGAACCGAGAACGGTGATCCGCAGGAGTGGAAGCGCGTTGTCGATATCAACATCAATGCCTTGTTGTGGACCGCTCACGCCACCTTGCCATATCTGCGTGAGACGCAGGGACATTTCATCCTGACCAGTTCGGTGGCAGGACGTACCAATCATGCTGGCTCCATCTACAGTTCCACCAAGTGGTTTGCCTATGGATTTGGCCAGAATCTGGCGAGGGAGATGGCCGAATGGAAGGGGCGTTGCACCACCATTACACCGGGCATGGTCAACACTGCCTTCTTTGACGAACCCAAGCCGGACAAGCTGGACCCGCAGGACGTGGCCGATGCCGTTCTCTATGCCATCAGCGCGTCGCCGCGAGCCAATATCCGCGAAGTGCATCTGATGCCGACGTACTGA
- a CDS encoding Y-family DNA polymerase yields the protein MIGLVDCNNFYASCERVFDPRLEGRPLGVMSNNDGCVIARSNELKALGIEMGTPVFQLQQLVREGRIHLLSSNYELYGDMSTRVREVLEEFSAGVEPYSIDEMFVRFDGFDRNSMLTLSRTLHRNVRKFTGIPVCVGVAPTRTLAKLANRAAKKRPEFKGVCVLEPEDVGTQRLLEDTPLSDVWGVGRRLVERLALQGMRTAWDLRQADPQAIRQRYSVVLERTVLELRGTPCLEMNDVDEARQRIMTSRSFGRMTGELSELQDAIRQHAQRGAEKLRQQGSLTRAVMIFLKSNRHRPDLPQYSPSTIVELTAPTSDTRDILAAAREGLESIFLRGYRFMKAGVMLLDLVDQPREQLSLLDNEEDIARRERSRQLMATLDTMNQKMGRGTVRLGVARPDAAWQLRCAHRSARYTTRWQELKQLR from the coding sequence ATGATTGGCCTGGTTGACTGCAACAACTTCTACGCCAGCTGCGAACGGGTCTTTGATCCGCGCCTGGAAGGTCGCCCACTAGGGGTAATGTCGAACAATGATGGCTGTGTCATCGCGCGCTCCAACGAGCTCAAGGCACTGGGTATCGAGATGGGCACGCCTGTCTTCCAGCTGCAGCAACTGGTGCGCGAGGGGCGGATTCATCTGCTCTCCTCCAATTATGAACTGTATGGCGACATGTCAACGCGCGTACGCGAAGTGTTGGAAGAATTCTCCGCTGGCGTCGAACCCTATTCCATCGATGAGATGTTCGTGCGATTCGACGGCTTTGATCGCAACTCGATGCTGACACTGAGCCGTACCCTGCACCGCAATGTGCGCAAGTTCACCGGCATCCCCGTCTGCGTGGGTGTGGCGCCGACCCGCACGCTGGCCAAACTGGCCAATCGCGCAGCCAAGAAGCGTCCGGAATTCAAGGGAGTCTGCGTGCTGGAGCCAGAGGACGTCGGCACCCAGCGCCTGCTGGAGGATACGCCGCTGAGTGACGTGTGGGGTGTGGGGCGACGGCTGGTCGAGCGACTGGCACTGCAAGGCATGCGCACCGCCTGGGATCTACGCCAGGCTGACCCGCAGGCCATTCGTCAGCGTTATTCTGTGGTGCTTGAACGTACCGTGCTCGAACTTCGCGGCACGCCATGCCTTGAGATGAATGATGTCGATGAGGCCCGTCAGCGCATCATGACCTCACGTTCCTTCGGTCGCATGACCGGAGAATTGAGCGAACTGCAGGATGCCATCCGCCAACATGCCCAGCGTGGCGCCGAGAAGCTGCGCCAACAGGGTAGCCTGACACGCGCGGTGATGATCTTTCTCAAAAGCAATCGCCATCGGCCCGACCTGCCCCAGTACTCGCCCAGCACCATCGTCGAGCTAACTGCGCCAACCAGTGACACGCGCGACATACTTGCTGCCGCACGCGAAGGGCTTGAAAGCATCTTTCTGCGCGGCTATCGCTTCATGAAGGCGGGAGTGATGCTGCTGGACCTCGTCGATCAGCCTCGCGAGCAGCTCTCGTTGCTGGACAACGAGGAAGACATCGCCAGGCGCGAGCGTAGTCGACAGCTGATGGCCACACTGGACACGATGAATCAGAAGATGGGCCGTGGCACCGTGCGTCTCGGCGTCGCACGCCCCGATGCTGCCTGGCAACTTCGCTGCGCGCACCGCAGTGCGCGCTATACGACCAGATGGCAGGAGTTGAAACAACTGCGATAG
- a CDS encoding LexA family protein — MTTSAAIASHETLACPHPAPERCALPHPTVTSRAGISGFPSPAEDYAGRTLDLNERLIKRPAATFFMTVAGDSMEGYGIYPGDTLVVDRSIDARPGHIVVALVEGEVVVKRYELIGQRPYLCSGNAMYPPVAIFDLECQVWGVVRSVIHEYAV; from the coding sequence ATGACCACTTCTGCAGCTATAGCCTCCCACGAGACACTGGCTTGCCCTCACCCGGCACCTGAGCGCTGTGCGTTGCCACACCCCACTGTCACTAGCCGGGCAGGCATTTCCGGCTTCCCGTCACCCGCCGAGGATTACGCAGGGCGCACGCTGGACCTCAACGAACGGCTGATCAAGCGCCCAGCGGCAACCTTCTTCATGACGGTGGCGGGTGACAGCATGGAAGGCTACGGCATCTATCCAGGCGATACGCTGGTGGTGGACCGTTCCATCGATGCACGTCCCGGGCATATCGTGGTGGCGCTGGTCGAGGGTGAGGTGGTGGTCAAGCGCTATGAGCTGATCGGGCAGCGCCCTTATCTGTGCTCAGGCAATGCGATGTATCCACCGGTTGCCATCTTTGATCTCGAATGTCAGGTGTGGGGAGTGGTACGTTCCGTCATCCACGAATACGCGGTATGA
- a CDS encoding glutamate carboxypeptidase, translating to MRLSMLAMGLAYGLCTVSAQAADYQDVQDAVEQQREPLLKTLETLVNVDSGTGYSEGLSDVEAMLTQHLKALGAQIETYPAKTYGGNTIVGRIQGEGSRKIMLMIHYDTVFDEGAATERAFRIEDGRAYGPGVGDAKGGVAVILHSLEALKTLGYDDYGQVTVVFNPDEEKGSPGSHEVIHKLSADQDAVLVFEPTFAEPGVDAVTVVTKGINYAFLEVKGRASHAGGAPEKGRNAIMELSHQLLQLDDLGDADKQTTLNWTIVEGGAKRNIIPEHAKAEGDMRYFDSSEYERVLNEAQKITENQLVEGTEVAFHLEKGRPPLPDNPQSQKLAKQAQKIYQELGQSLQAVEIGGGTDAAYAYHEGSDKPAVLESLGLVGGGYHSDKEFVLVDSVVPRLYLTTRMIMELSDEASDD from the coding sequence ATGCGGCTTTCGATGTTGGCGATGGGCTTGGCCTACGGGTTGTGTACTGTCAGTGCACAGGCTGCGGACTATCAAGACGTGCAGGATGCCGTTGAGCAACAGCGAGAACCCTTGCTGAAGACCTTGGAAACGCTGGTCAATGTGGATTCGGGGACGGGTTACAGTGAAGGGCTGAGCGATGTTGAAGCCATGCTCACCCAGCATCTCAAGGCCCTTGGCGCACAGATAGAGACGTATCCTGCCAAGACCTATGGCGGCAATACGATTGTCGGCCGGATACAGGGCGAGGGCAGCCGCAAGATCATGTTGATGATCCATTACGACACTGTCTTTGATGAAGGTGCCGCCACTGAGCGTGCCTTCCGTATCGAGGATGGACGTGCCTATGGCCCGGGTGTGGGAGATGCCAAGGGCGGCGTCGCCGTTATTCTGCACAGCCTTGAAGCACTGAAGACACTGGGATATGACGACTACGGCCAAGTCACCGTGGTCTTCAATCCGGATGAGGAAAAGGGCTCTCCGGGATCGCATGAGGTGATTCACAAGCTGTCCGCGGATCAGGATGCCGTTCTGGTCTTCGAGCCAACCTTTGCTGAGCCAGGGGTAGATGCCGTGACGGTTGTCACCAAGGGCATCAACTACGCCTTTCTCGAGGTGAAAGGGCGTGCATCGCATGCGGGTGGCGCACCTGAGAAAGGGCGTAATGCCATCATGGAACTATCACATCAGCTGCTGCAGCTGGATGATCTCGGTGATGCGGACAAGCAGACGACGCTCAACTGGACGATCGTGGAAGGCGGCGCCAAGCGCAATATCATCCCTGAGCATGCCAAGGCAGAAGGAGATATGCGCTATTTCGATAGTAGCGAGTATGAGCGCGTTCTGAATGAGGCTCAGAAAATCACTGAGAATCAGCTGGTTGAAGGTACCGAGGTAGCGTTCCATCTCGAAAAAGGGCGTCCGCCGCTGCCTGACAATCCTCAGAGTCAGAAGCTTGCCAAGCAGGCACAGAAGATCTATCAGGAGCTTGGTCAGTCGCTGCAGGCGGTCGAGATTGGCGGTGGTACCGATGCGGCCTACGCCTATCATGAAGGGTCTGATAAGCCTGCAGTACTCGAGTCTCTCGGTCTCGTCGGAGGTGGATATCATAGTGACAAGGAGTTTGTGCTTGTCGATAGTGTGGTGCCGCGTCTTTATCTGACGACCCGTATGATCATGGAGCTCTCCGACGAAGCGTCTGATGACTGA
- a CDS encoding 2OG-Fe(II) oxygenase — translation MSLAFHAVSHERGFHPTPLPIWSDNGDVATFYETDATLQPTRQDIDEVPGAFQLLNVLTPTEANNFVQAAEEMGFDEDAPVSLPRSVRHNHNVNWIVSEAIDQVIWARAGHLVSEMIEGRSAKGINARFRLYRYEKGDFFKPHTDGAWPGSRVIDGQIVMDAYPGLMSQYTFLIFLSDGYDGGRTEFLVSRSEPGKPAQSRDDVKTVSVSTPKGAVLCFPHGAHPLHCVHAGESITSGTKYIIRSDILF, via the coding sequence ATGAGCCTAGCCTTTCACGCCGTCAGTCATGAGCGCGGCTTTCATCCCACACCGCTGCCCATCTGGAGTGACAACGGTGATGTCGCCACCTTCTACGAGACCGACGCGACCCTCCAGCCGACGCGTCAGGATATCGACGAAGTGCCAGGCGCCTTTCAGCTACTCAATGTGCTGACACCCACTGAAGCCAATAACTTCGTACAAGCGGCAGAGGAGATGGGCTTCGACGAGGATGCCCCTGTCTCGCTACCTCGCTCGGTACGTCATAACCATAACGTCAACTGGATTGTCAGTGAGGCCATCGATCAAGTCATCTGGGCACGTGCTGGCCATCTGGTATCCGAAATGATCGAGGGAAGATCTGCCAAGGGGATCAATGCGCGGTTCCGTCTCTATCGCTACGAGAAAGGCGACTTCTTCAAGCCACATACCGATGGTGCCTGGCCAGGCAGTCGCGTCATCGATGGGCAGATCGTGATGGATGCCTATCCTGGCCTGATGAGTCAGTACACTTTCCTCATCTTCCTCAGTGATGGTTATGACGGCGGACGCACCGAGTTTTTAGTCAGTCGCTCTGAACCTGGCAAGCCAGCCCAGTCACGCGATGACGTAAAAACCGTGTCGGTATCAACACCCAAGGGCGCGGTACTGTGTTTCCCACACGGCGCTCACCCTCTTCACTGCGTACATGCCGGTGAATCCATTACCTCGGGCACCAAGTACATTATTCGTAGCGATATTCTCTTTTAG
- a CDS encoding DMT family transporter — protein sequence MDWVFLIASGFCEVIGVAGFNQYAKNSRRLGVALVAIGFSSSLSLLYLAMDSISLGIAYAVFSGIGTVVSAVIGVMFWKEYFSLRRMACIGVIVLSIVGLHLTSGH from the coding sequence ATGGATTGGGTATTTCTGATCGCCTCCGGCTTCTGTGAAGTCATCGGTGTCGCCGGCTTCAACCAGTACGCCAAAAACAGCCGCCGCCTGGGCGTCGCGCTGGTGGCGATCGGCTTCAGTTCCTCGCTCAGCTTGCTCTATCTCGCGATGGACAGCATCAGCCTGGGCATTGCCTATGCCGTCTTCTCCGGTATCGGAACCGTGGTCAGCGCCGTGATCGGCGTAATGTTCTGGAAGGAGTACTTCTCACTGCGACGCATGGCGTGCATTGGCGTCATCGTTCTCTCCATCGTCGGCTTGCACCTGACAAGTGGACACTAG
- a CDS encoding DMT family transporter, producing the protein MRITLFFLISMLCEVGWAIGLKLADSPLEWALTVLLVIISLSLVTQVAKTLPASTTYAIFVGLGTVGTVVADLLFFDLEFHWSTLGFVALMLIGIILLKTAPTSASITPSNGRPGSHDATTQRPATD; encoded by the coding sequence ATGCGTATCACGCTCTTCTTTCTGATCTCGATGCTATGTGAAGTTGGCTGGGCCATCGGCCTCAAGTTGGCTGACAGTCCTCTTGAATGGGCCTTGACCGTCCTGCTGGTCATCATCAGCTTGAGTCTGGTGACACAGGTCGCCAAGACGCTCCCCGCCAGTACCACCTATGCCATCTTCGTAGGCCTGGGCACCGTCGGGACTGTCGTCGCTGATCTGTTGTTCTTCGATCTCGAATTCCACTGGTCGACCCTCGGCTTCGTGGCGCTGATGCTCATCGGGATCATTCTGTTGAAGACCGCCCCCACTTCCGCCTCGATCACGCCTTCAAACGGGCGGCCGGGTTCACACGACGCAACGACGCAGCGTCCCGCCACTGATTGA
- a CDS encoding NAD(P)-binding domain-containing protein, which yields MTKRIAIIGAGPSGLAQLRAFQSAADKGIDIPEIVCFEKQDDWGGLWNYSWRTGLDAHGEPAHGSMYRYLWSNGPKECLEFADYSFEEHFGRPIASYPPRAVIFDYIKGRVEKAGVRQYIRFGCPVRQVTFDDVTQLFTVSVHDQALDEVTSEVFDHVIVASGHFSTPNVPEFSGFSTFNGRILHAHDFRDALEFKGKDLLLIGSSYSAEDIGSQCYKYGARSITTSYRTAPMGFAWPDNWEEKPLLERVENDIAYFKDGSSKHIDAIILCTGYLHHFPYLEESLRLKTGNRMWPLGLYKGVVWEENPRLFYLGMQDQWYTFNMFDAQAWWVRDVILDAIALPSVDVMKADSLAWRGREETLDDDGSMILFQGDYVKSLIGETDYPSFDIDGVNRTFLEWEHHKHENIMTFRDYSYRSLMTGTLAPKHHTTWLEAMDDSLEAYLAQPQRTLVTETVTAPAVSAVTPLAT from the coding sequence ATGACCAAACGTATTGCGATCATCGGTGCAGGGCCCAGTGGCCTGGCACAGCTTCGCGCCTTTCAATCCGCCGCTGACAAGGGAATCGACATTCCCGAGATCGTCTGTTTTGAAAAGCAGGATGACTGGGGCGGTCTCTGGAATTACAGCTGGCGCACTGGACTGGATGCGCATGGCGAGCCAGCGCATGGCAGCATGTATCGTTATCTGTGGTCGAATGGACCCAAGGAATGCCTCGAATTCGCGGACTATTCCTTTGAAGAACATTTCGGACGTCCCATCGCCTCCTATCCGCCACGTGCGGTGATCTTTGATTACATCAAGGGGCGTGTCGAGAAAGCCGGCGTCCGTCAATACATCCGCTTTGGCTGCCCGGTACGTCAGGTCACCTTCGATGATGTGACGCAGCTATTCACGGTGAGTGTTCACGATCAGGCACTCGATGAAGTCACCAGTGAAGTCTTTGATCACGTCATCGTGGCGTCCGGGCACTTCTCGACGCCCAATGTGCCGGAATTCTCCGGTTTCTCTACCTTCAATGGCCGTATTCTGCATGCCCATGATTTCCGTGATGCACTGGAATTCAAGGGCAAGGACCTGTTGTTGATCGGCAGCAGCTACTCAGCTGAGGACATCGGCTCACAGTGCTACAAGTACGGCGCACGCAGCATCACCACTAGCTATCGTACCGCGCCAATGGGATTTGCCTGGCCAGACAACTGGGAAGAAAAGCCCCTGCTGGAGCGCGTCGAGAACGATATCGCCTACTTCAAGGATGGCAGCAGCAAGCACATCGACGCCATCATCCTGTGCACCGGCTATTTGCATCACTTCCCGTATCTGGAAGAATCGCTTCGCCTCAAGACCGGCAATCGCATGTGGCCACTGGGCCTCTACAAGGGTGTGGTGTGGGAAGAGAACCCACGTCTGTTCTATCTCGGCATGCAGGACCAGTGGTACACCTTCAACATGTTTGATGCCCAGGCCTGGTGGGTACGTGACGTGATTCTCGATGCTATCGCCCTGCCCTCAGTGGACGTAATGAAGGCGGATAGCCTGGCATGGCGCGGCCGCGAGGAAACGCTGGATGACGATGGGTCGATGATCCTCTTCCAGGGGGATTACGTGAAATCATTGATTGGCGAAACCGATTACCCGAGTTTCGATATCGATGGCGTCAACCGCACCTTCCTGGAGTGGGAACATCACAAGCACGAGAACATCATGACCTTCCGTGACTACTCCTATCGCTCACTGATGACCGGCACGCTGGCGCCCAAGCACCACACGACATGGCTTGAGGCGATGGATGATTCGCTGGAAGCCTATCTGGCACAACCCCAGCGCACACTGGTGACCGAGACGGTAACTGCGCCTGCCGTCAGTGCGGTGACTCCTCTTGCGACGTGA
- a CDS encoding PAS domain-containing protein yields MRGPLEHLAAASRSSVTLPATLVAEDILASLGDTVVVIEASGELLYTSAGWHHLRGNVTRGDTHGTARDGHGGMSMEPPASLMAALHPADLAQWQALVHHLSISAHPGVWRLRILGQDNHYRWCDVRSQRSATKGPWPATLLLCDVTEQVQREQIHAASLRSLTQLTSGLPGMLYRALNNRHWSMEYVSEGCLGLTGLSAEALLNHPPLSYGDIIHPEDADRVWDKVQQALQAHAPFTLRYRIRHLTGTLVHVQEKGHGIYSPDGTPLAVEGIIFAVEEET; encoded by the coding sequence ATGAGGGGGCCACTAGAGCATCTCGCAGCAGCCTCTCGCTCTTCGGTCACGCTACCCGCGACTCTCGTGGCCGAGGACATACTGGCAAGCCTGGGGGATACCGTGGTGGTGATAGAGGCCAGCGGCGAGCTGCTCTATACCTCTGCCGGTTGGCATCATCTGCGAGGCAACGTCACTCGTGGTGACACTCATGGCACCGCTCGTGATGGCCACGGCGGCATGTCGATGGAGCCTCCCGCATCCCTCATGGCGGCGCTACATCCGGCAGACCTGGCGCAATGGCAGGCGCTGGTCCACCACCTCTCGATCAGCGCTCACCCTGGTGTATGGCGACTTCGTATCCTGGGACAAGACAATCACTATCGCTGGTGCGATGTGCGCAGCCAGCGATCAGCGACCAAGGGCCCGTGGCCTGCCACCTTGCTGCTCTGCGACGTCACCGAACAGGTCCAGCGTGAACAGATTCATGCTGCCAGCCTGCGCAGCCTGACGCAGTTGACCAGCGGCCTGCCTGGCATGCTGTATCGCGCGCTCAACAATCGCCATTGGTCAATGGAATACGTCAGTGAAGGTTGCCTTGGACTGACGGGGCTCAGTGCTGAGGCACTGCTCAATCATCCGCCACTCAGCTACGGCGACATCATCCACCCAGAAGATGCCGATCGCGTCTGGGACAAGGTCCAGCAGGCGCTGCAGGCGCATGCGCCCTTCACCTTGCGATATCGCATACGTCACCTGACAGGCACATTGGTCCATGTGCAGGAGAAAGGGCATGGCATCTACTCGCCCGACGGCACACCACTGGCCGTGGAAGGCATCATCTTTGCCGTGGAAGAGGAGACATGA